In the Vitis vinifera cultivar Pinot Noir 40024 chromosome 2, ASM3070453v1 genome, one interval contains:
- the LOC100248947 gene encoding protein HAIKU1, translated as MESKNRHNEHLGVNKIGKNIRKSPLHQPNFGNTARQQPQPQVYNISKNDFRNIVQQLTGSPSQEPLPRPPQNPPKHPSMRLQRIRPPPLSPINRPHIPPPALVPAPAPALAPAPGQVPYNHGLVRPPPQFAQPHPMPVQPLMPGDTSWTHVAESPISAYMRYLQNSIIDSGPRPPLGQGPPRLQSPVLGSVQAQPPVSGLIPNPHVPPFPSPRMNGPALLPSPTSQYPFPSPSGFLNLLSPRSPYPLLSPGYQFPPPLTPNFSFSPMAGSGILGPGPQPPPSPGIVFPLSPSGFFPLTSPSPRWRDP; from the coding sequence ATGGAATCGAAAAACAGACATAATGAGCATTTGGGAGTGAACAAGATTGGAAAGAATATAAGGAAGAGTCCGTTGCATCAACCGAATTTTGGCAATACTGCTAGACAGCAACCTCAGCCTCAGGTTTACAACATAAGCAAGAATGATTTTCGAAACATAGTTCAACAGCTGACAGGTTCCCCATCACAAGAGCCCCTGCCTAGACCTCCCCAGAATCCCCCCAAACACCCCAGTATGCGCTTGCAAAGGATCCGTCCACCTCCATTAAGTCCTATTAACCGACCTCATATTCCTCCTCCTGCCCTGGTTCCTGCTCCTGCTCCAGCTCTTGCTCCAGCCCCTGGCCAAGTTCCTTACAACCATGGCTTAGTTAGGCCTCCTCCTCAATTTGCTCAACCACATCCTATGCCTGTTCAGCCATTGATGCCAGGGGACACATCTTGGACTCATGTTGCTGAGTCTCCTATCTCAGCTTATATGCGGTACCTTCAAAACTCGATCATAGATTCAGGCCCCAGGCCACCTCTAGGCCAAGGACCACCTAGATTGCAATCCCCAGTTCTGGGTTCGGTTCAAGCTCAGCCACCAGTTTCGGGTTTAATTCCTAATCCGCATGTTCCCCCTTTCCCTTCCCCTCGAATGAATGGTCCTGCCCTGTTGCCTTCTCCGACTTCTCAGTACCCATTTCCATCACCAAGTGGTTTCTTGAATTTGTTGTCTCCTCGATCCCCTTATCCACTGCTTTCTCCAGGGTATCAGTTTCCTCCACCACTGACACCTAACTTTTCATTTTCACCCATGGCTGGGTCGGGGATTTTAGGACCTGGTCCTCAACCTCCACCTTCTCCAGGCATTGTGTTTCCGTTATCCCCTTCGGGATTTTTCCCCCTCACAAGTCCAAGTCCGAGGTGGCGGGATCCATAG